From the Cervus elaphus chromosome 20, mCerEla1.1, whole genome shotgun sequence genome, one window contains:
- the LOC122676846 gene encoding ubiquitin carboxyl-terminal hydrolase 17-like protein 6 has product MTNGPKGRKAYVPHSRHLLRGDLAPGSAGLAPGHQVALSWRGPWGVGAGLQNLGNTCYVNAALQCLSHTPPLASWMVSQQHATLCPARTSCTLCAMRAHVTRALLHPGEVILPHKDLLAGFHTHRQEDAHEFLMFTLNAMQQGCLSASQPSGHPSEDTTLIRQIFGGTWRSQIQCLHCLGVSDTFDPYLDISLDITAAQSVEQALRELVKPEKLDAENAYDCGLCLRKVPATKRLTLHSTSQVLVLVLKRLTQVSGAKRAQEVRYPQCLDLQPYTSERKAGPLAYVLYAVLVHSGWSCERGHYFSYVRAGNGQWYKMDDAKVSACDASAALSQSAYVLFYS; this is encoded by the exons ATGACCAACGGCcccaaagggagaaaagcatatgtgccaCACTCGCGGCATCTCTTG cggggtgacttggctcctgggtcagcagggctggcgcctggccaccaagtcgccctgagttggagggggccgtggggggtcggggctgggcttcagaatctggggaacacctgctacgtgaatgcagcgctgcagtgtctgagccacacgccgcccctggccagctggatggtgtcccagcagcacgccaccctctgtccggcccgcacctcctgcacgctctgtgccatGCGAGCTCACgtgacccgagccctccttcacccgggagaggtgatcctgccccacaaggacctgctggcgggcttccacacACACCGGCAGGaagatgcccacgagtttctgatgttcactctgaatgccatgcagcaagggtgcttgagtgcatcccagccgtcgggccatccctccgaggacaccaccctcatccggcagatcttcggcgggacgtggaggtctcagatccagtgtctCCACTGCCTCGGTGTCTCGGACACGTTCgacccttatctggacatcagcctggatatcacggcggctcagagtgtggagcaagctctgagagagctggtgaagcccgagaagctggacgctgaaaacgcctatgactgtggcctTTGTCTCCgcaaggtgcctgccaccaagaggttgactttgcacagcacgtcccaggtcctggtgctggtgctgaagcggttgacacaggtgagcggggccaaaagggctcaggaagtgcgctatccccagtgcctcgacctgcagccctacacgtctgagcggaaggcagggccactggcctacgtgctctatgccgtgctggtgcactccgggtggagctgtgagcgaggacactacttttcctacgtgcgagcgggcaacggccagtggtataagatggacgatgccaaggtgagcgcctgtgacgcgagtgctgccctgagccagagcgcctacgtgctcttctactcc
- the LOC122676847 gene encoding ubiquitin carboxyl-terminal hydrolase 17-like protein 13 produces the protein APGSAGLAPGHQVALSWRGPWGVGAGLQNLGNTCYVNAALQCLSHTPPLASWMVSQQHATLCPARTSCTLCAMRAHVTRALLHPGEVILPHKDLLAGFHTHRQEDAHEFLMFTLNAMQQGCLSASQPSGHPSEDTTLIRQIFGGTWRSQIQCLHCLGVSDTFDPYLDISLDITAAQSVEQALRELVKPEKLDAENAYDCGLCLRKVPATKRLTLHSTSQVLVLVLKRLTQVSGAKRAQEVRYPQCLDLQPYTSERKAGPLAYVLYAVLVHSGWSCERGHYFSYVRAGNGQWYKMDDAKVSACDASAALSQSAYVLFYSPAEQGEDLLSPPGGREERVQPGEPAGDASGRAPGSQVSPGDTEVEGISLEQWRRLQEHKRPKPAFDLRKIQSTLPAGAVVIH, from the exons gctcctgggtcagcagggctggcgcctggccaccaagtcgccctgagttggagggggccgtggggggtcggggctgggcttcagaatctggggaacacctgctacgtgaatgcagcgctgcagtgtctgagccacacgccgcccctggccagctggatggtgtcccagcagcacgccaccctctgtccggcccgcacctcctgcacgctctgtgccatGCGAGCTCACgtgacccgagccctccttcacccgggagaggtgatcctgccccacaaggacctgctggcgggcttccacacACACCGGCAGGaagatgcccacgagtttctgatgttcactctgaatgccatgcagcaagggtgcttgagtgcatcccagccgtcgggccatccctccgaggacaccaccctcatccggcagatcttcggcgggacgtggaggtctcagatccagtgtctCCACTGCCTCGGTGTCTCGGACACGTTCgacccttatctggacatcagcctggatatcacggcggctcagagtgtggagcaagctctgagagagctggtgaagcccgagaagctggacgctgaaaacgcctatgactgtggcctTTGTCTCCgcaaggtgcctgccaccaagaggttgactttgcacagcacgtcccaggtcctggtgctggtgctgaagcggttgacacaggtgagcggggccaaaagggctcaggaagtgcgctatccccagtgcctcgacctgcagccctacacgtctgagcggaaggcagggccactggcctacgtgctctatgccgtgctggtgcactccgggtggagctgtgagcgaggacactacttttcctacgtgcgagcgggcaacggccagtggtataagatggacgatgccaaggtgagcgcctgtgacgcgagtgctgccctgagccagagcgcctacgtgctcttctactcc ccagCCGAGCAAGGAGAggatctcctgagccctccagggggcagggaggagcgggtgcag cccggggagcctgcgggagacGCCAgcggcagagctcctgggtcgcaggtgtccccgggggacacagaggtcgaaggaatcagcttagagcagtggagacgcctccaagagcacaAGCGGCCGAAGCCGGCCTTCGACCTCCGGAAGATCCAGTCGaccctgcctgccggcgcagtcgtgattcac
- the LOC122676902 gene encoding ubiquitin carboxyl-terminal hydrolase 17-like protein 6, whose amino-acid sequence APGSAGLAPGHRVALSWRGPWGVGAGLQNLGNTCYVNAALQCLSHTPPLASWMVSQQHATLCPARTSCTLCAMRAHVTRALLHPGEVILPHKDLLAGFHTHRQEDAHEFLMFTLNAMQQGCLSASQPSGHPSEDTTLIRQIFGGTWRSQIQCLHCLGVSDTFDPYLDISLDITAAQSVEQALRELVKLEKLDAENAYDCGLCLRKVPATKRLTLHSTSQVLVLVLKRLTQVSGAKRAQEVRYPQCLDLQPYTSERKAGPLAYVLYAVLVHSGWRCERGHYFSYVRAGNGQWYKMDDAKVSACDASAALSQSAYVLFYS is encoded by the coding sequence gctcctgggtcagcagggctggcgcctggccaccgagtcgccctgagttggagggggccgtggggggtcggggctgggcttcagaatctggggaacacctgctacgtgaatgcagcgctgcagtgtctgagccacacgccgcccctggccagctggatggtgtcccagcagcacgccaccctctgtccggcccgcacctcctgcacgctctgtgccatGCGAGCTCACgtgacccgagccctccttcacccgggagaggtgatcctgccccacaaggacctgctggcgggcttccacacACACCGGCAGGaagatgcccacgagtttctgatgttcactctgaatgccatgcagcaagggtgcttgagtgcatcccagccgtcgggccatccctccgaggacaccaccctcatccggcagatcttcggcgggacgtggaggtctcagatccagtgtctCCACTGCCTCGGTGTCTCGGACACGTTCgacccttatctggacatcagcctggatatcacggcggctcagagtgtggagcaagctctgagagagctggtgaagctcgagaagctggacgctgaaaacgcctatgactgtggcctTTGTCTCCgcaaggtgcctgccaccaagaggttgactttgcacagcacgtcccaggtcctggtgctggtgctgaagcggttgacacaggtgagcggggccaaaagggctcaggaagtgcgctatccccagtgcctcgacctgcagccctacacgtctgagcggaaggcagggccactggcctacgtgctctatgccgtgctggtgcactccgggtggaggtgtgagcgaggacactacttttcctacgtgcgagcgggcaacggccagtggtataagatggacgatgccaaggtgagcgcctgtgacgcgagtgctgccctgagccagagcgcctacgttctcttctactcc